The following are from one region of the Candidatus Polarisedimenticolia bacterium genome:
- a CDS encoding class I SAM-dependent methyltransferase, with product MSQRHDAYRGFADHYDLHGWDWYAPTYGPRLFRMIEEKGLARCRVLDAGCGTGTLALELAQRGHRVVGTDLSEPMIAAARKKDAAGRVAWYVADITAQDLTRQEEPFDLATCVADTLNHLETLDLWEQAFRRLAAHLRGGGWLFFDVMTCRGLERLDKFVAEEKDGRMLVAAIVYEPATRRSTVKVTSFVSCPGTALFERASETITEWGQPVAGILERLQLAGFHSVEQPFAQQDDPEKDDRLGILARKR from the coding sequence ATGAGCCAGCGTCACGATGCTTACCGGGGATTCGCCGATCACTACGACCTCCACGGCTGGGACTGGTACGCCCCGACCTACGGTCCTCGCCTGTTCCGGATGATCGAGGAGAAGGGGCTTGCAAGATGCAGGGTATTGGACGCCGGCTGCGGGACCGGAACGCTGGCGCTGGAGCTGGCCCAGCGGGGCCACCGCGTGGTGGGAACGGATCTTTCGGAACCCATGATTGCCGCGGCGCGGAAAAAGGATGCCGCCGGCAGGGTCGCGTGGTACGTGGCGGACATTACGGCACAGGACCTGACGCGCCAGGAGGAGCCATTCGATCTGGCGACCTGCGTGGCCGACACGCTGAACCATCTCGAGACGCTGGACCTCTGGGAGCAGGCGTTTCGCCGGCTGGCCGCCCACCTGCGGGGCGGGGGCTGGCTGTTTTTCGACGTGATGACCTGCCGGGGGCTGGAACGGCTCGACAAGTTCGTGGCGGAGGAGAAAGACGGGCGGATGCTGGTCGCGGCCATCGTGTACGAGCCCGCGACGCGCCGCTCCACGGTGAAAGTGACGTCCTTCGTGTCATGCCCGGGGACCGCTCTTTTCGAGAGAGCCTCGGAGACTATCACCGAGTGGGGTCAACCGGTCGCCGGGATTCTGGAGCGGCTGCAGCTCGCGGGCTTCCATTCGGTGGAACAGCCCTTCGCCCAGCAGGACGACCCCGAGAAGGACGACCGCCTGGGAATCCTGGCTCGGAAGCGGTGA
- a CDS encoding MASE1 domain-containing protein has translation MTLLYIAAGKLGLKLAFVNASATAVWPPTGIALAALLILGSWIWPAVFVGAFVVNLFTAGSVGTSIGIAIGNTLEALLGAYLVRKYAGGRQAFQRAWGVFAFAVLAALVSTMVSATCGVTTLVLGGLARWEDYGTIWLVWWLGDATGALIVTPLLLLWSVRPRSLWPWPRMVEAAALFSGLLFVGLILFGQLFQTTNGHYPVEYVCIPFLVWAAFRFGPRKAATCLVFLSGIAILGTLNGLGPFARATQNESLLLLQAFMGIIAVMILALAAVVAERNRIEAELRHLAVTDPLTGLANYRQLVGVLEGEIQRSERTDRPFAVLLLDVDGLKRINDQYGHLVGSRALCRLARALRRSCRVVDTTARYGGDEFAVVLPETNEEAGWRVAERIAERLVSDQENPRVTVSVGMAVYPRDGSSTETLLSAADQKLYAMKASRGALRLDGPG, from the coding sequence CTACATCGCCGCGGGCAAGCTCGGGCTGAAGCTCGCCTTCGTGAATGCCAGCGCCACCGCGGTGTGGCCCCCCACCGGCATCGCCCTCGCCGCGCTTCTCATCCTGGGGAGCTGGATCTGGCCCGCCGTGTTTGTGGGCGCCTTCGTCGTGAACCTTTTCACGGCGGGTTCGGTGGGCACCTCCATCGGGATCGCCATCGGCAACACGCTGGAAGCGCTGCTGGGAGCCTACCTGGTGAGGAAATACGCAGGGGGCCGCCAGGCGTTTCAGCGCGCGTGGGGTGTGTTTGCTTTCGCGGTCCTAGCGGCGCTGGTCAGCACGATGGTCAGCGCGACCTGTGGCGTGACGACTCTCGTGCTGGGCGGGCTGGCGCGCTGGGAGGACTACGGCACGATCTGGCTCGTGTGGTGGCTTGGAGATGCCACGGGCGCCCTGATCGTCACACCGCTGTTGCTCCTCTGGAGCGTGCGCCCGCGCAGCCTGTGGCCCTGGCCCCGGATGGTCGAGGCAGCGGCGCTTTTCTCGGGCCTGCTGTTCGTCGGCCTGATTCTCTTCGGCCAGCTGTTCCAGACGACGAACGGACATTATCCGGTGGAGTACGTCTGCATCCCGTTCCTGGTCTGGGCAGCGTTCCGTTTCGGGCCGCGCAAGGCAGCGACTTGCCTGGTGTTTCTGTCCGGAATCGCCATCCTGGGAACCCTGAACGGACTGGGCCCCTTCGCCCGGGCAACGCAGAACGAGTCCCTTCTCCTGCTGCAGGCCTTCATGGGGATTATCGCCGTCATGATCCTGGCGCTGGCGGCCGTCGTCGCCGAGAGAAACCGTATCGAAGCGGAGCTGCGGCATCTGGCCGTGACAGACCCCCTGACGGGCTTGGCGAACTATCGCCAGCTGGTGGGCGTGCTGGAAGGAGAGATTCAAAGATCGGAGCGGACGGACCGTCCCTTCGCCGTGCTGCTCCTGGACGTGGACGGTCTGAAGAGAATCAACGATCAGTACGGCCACTTGGTCGGAAGCCGGGCGCTCTGCCGTTTGGCGAGGGCCCTCCGGCGGTCCTGCCGCGTGGTGGACACCACGGCCCGGTACGGGGGAGACGAATTCGCCGTCGTGCTGCCGGAGACCAACGAAGAAGCGGGGTGGCGGGTGGCGGAGCGCATCGCGGAGCGTCTGGTCTCGGATCAGGAGAATCCGCGCGTCACGGTGAGCGTGGGGATGGCTGTTTACCCCCGGGACGGATCCAGCACGGAGACACTGCTCAGCGCGGCGGATCAGAAACTGTATGCCATGAAGGCCTCCCGGGGCGCGCTGCGACTCGACGGACCCGGCTGA